A single window of Sphingobacteriales bacterium DNA harbors:
- a CDS encoding SpoIIE family protein phosphatase produces MQKSLSIQDAVNAVQAKLYIKHQHLHSLLQVTEAINHNYSTDNLVLLYQKIIQEQLGVEEMAFFIFNDIWKRKIWLKDDDQDVFIPIAKHIEQYSELKILTKEEQKLFFGFKYIIPVFHKENAIAFVLLGDIKLEHYFKEDELLEFAQIITNIIAVAVENKRLFKREVEKKEYDKELELASNIQGMLIPKKLPKNNLYEFDGIYLPHKGIGGDYYDVIHINKDEFVFCIADISGKGISAALVMANIQAYLNATLDMQMSTQELILKLNKKIYSITNGDKYVTLFLAKYNIMSRMLTYVNCGHVPPILFNQHQLIKLDEGTTMLGAFENLPKLKIQNIQLEKDSTIICFTDGLTELENEENEQFEEAGIIDFIQKNKNYPPSLFNKVLYDYLSKFKRNVLFNDDVSILTGKFF; encoded by the coding sequence ATGCAAAAAAGTTTATCGATACAAGATGCTGTTAATGCTGTGCAAGCAAAGCTATACATAAAACATCAGCATTTGCATTCTTTATTGCAAGTTACAGAAGCTATAAATCACAATTATTCTACTGATAATTTAGTTTTACTATATCAAAAAATTATACAAGAACAATTAGGTGTTGAAGAAATGGCATTTTTTATCTTCAACGATATTTGGAAAAGAAAAATATGGTTAAAAGATGATGACCAAGATGTTTTTATTCCAATTGCCAAACACATTGAACAATACTCAGAACTAAAAATACTTACAAAAGAAGAACAAAAATTATTTTTTGGATTCAAATATATTATTCCAGTATTTCATAAAGAAAATGCAATTGCATTTGTCTTGCTTGGTGATATAAAATTAGAACATTATTTTAAAGAAGATGAACTACTAGAATTTGCTCAGATTATTACAAATATTATTGCGGTAGCTGTTGAAAATAAAAGACTATTTAAGCGCGAAGTAGAAAAAAAAGAATACGACAAAGAGCTTGAACTTGCATCGAATATTCAAGGAATGCTCATTCCAAAAAAACTACCAAAAAATAATTTGTATGAATTTGATGGCATTTATCTTCCGCACAAAGGAATTGGTGGCGACTATTACGATGTAATACACATAAATAAAGATGAGTTTGTTTTTTGTATAGCAGACATTTCTGGCAAAGGAATTTCTGCTGCATTAGTAATGGCAAATATACAAGCATACCTTAATGCTACGCTTGATATGCAAATGAGTACACAAGAGCTAATCTTAAAACTCAACAAAAAAATATACTCAATTACCAATGGCGACAAATACGTTACACTATTTCTTGCAAAATATAATATTATGAGCAGAATGCTTACTTATGTAAATTGTGGACATGTACCACCAATTCTGTTCAACCAACATCAACTAATAAAACTAGATGAAGGCACAACTATGTTAGGTGCTTTTGAAAATTTGCCTAAACTAAAAATACAAAATATCCAATTAGAAAAAGATTCTACAATCATATGTTTTACTGATGGATTGACTGAATTAGAAAATGAAGAGAATGAACAATTTGAAGAAGCTGGAATTATAGATTTTATACAAAAAAATAAAAACTATCCACCATCATTATTCAATAAAGTATTGTATGATTATCTATCCAAATTCAAAAGAAATGTATTGTTTAATGATGATGTAAGCATCCTTACTGGGAAATTCTTTTAA
- the cdd gene encoding cytidine deaminase, whose product MQEKNITIQYQNFDNISDLPSQMQMLIQEARAAQQNSYAPYSKFNVGAALLLDNNKTVQGSNQENASYPIGLCAERTAISACVALYPNEKINAIAIVANSQTTEVKFPVAPCGICRQVLLETESKQKSDIQILLHGNDGSTFVFKSIKDLLPLHFDAEYL is encoded by the coding sequence ATGCAAGAAAAAAACATTACAATACAATATCAAAATTTTGATAATATTTCAGATTTGCCTAGTCAAATGCAAATGCTTATTCAAGAAGCAAGAGCAGCGCAACAAAATAGCTATGCACCATATTCTAAGTTTAATGTAGGTGCTGCATTACTTTTAGATAATAATAAAACTGTACAAGGAAGTAATCAAGAAAATGCATCATATCCTATTGGTTTGTGTGCAGAGCGTACTGCAATTAGTGCTTGTGTGGCATTGTATCCAAATGAAAAGATTAATGCCATTGCTATTGTTGCCAACAGTCAAACTACAGAAGTAAAATTTCCTGTTGCACCATGTGGTATTTGCAGACAAGTATTGTTAGAAACTGAGAGCAAACAAAAATCAGATATACAGATTCTTCTACATGGCAATGATGGCAGTACATTTGTCTTTAAATCAATTAAAGATTTATTGCCTCTTCATTTCGATGCAGAATATTTATAA
- a CDS encoding NUDIX hydrolase codes for MIDENVNPFKKTREEVVYDNNWISVNIADIITPKNTTGIYGTVHFKNYAIGIIPIDEEGNTYLVGQYRYALDAYSWEIPEGGGPLQNDILLSAKKELQEEVGFFANKWTKIAELNTSNSVTDEVGIIFVAQGLEKTTISPDDTEELQIKKMHITEAIEWAMNGKIKDAIAIIGLLKLKILIDNKTFEI; via the coding sequence ATGATAGATGAAAATGTAAATCCATTTAAGAAGACAAGAGAAGAGGTTGTGTATGATAATAATTGGATTAGTGTAAACATCGCAGACATCATTACTCCAAAAAATACAACAGGTATTTATGGTACAGTTCATTTTAAAAATTATGCCATAGGCATCATTCCAATAGATGAAGAAGGCAACACCTATTTAGTAGGACAATATAGATATGCATTAGATGCTTATAGCTGGGAAATACCAGAAGGTGGTGGTCCATTACAAAATGACATCTTACTTTCTGCCAAAAAAGAATTGCAAGAAGAAGTTGGATTTTTTGCCAATAAATGGACTAAAATTGCCGAATTGAATACCTCAAACTCTGTAACTGATGAAGTAGGCATTATATTTGTAGCTCAAGGCTTAGAAAAAACAACAATTTCGCCTGATGATACTGAAGAATTGCAAATAAAGAAAATGCACATCACAGAAGCAATAGAATGGGCAATGAATGGGAAAATAAAAGATGCTATTGCTATAATTGGATTATTAAAATTAAAAATATTGATAGACAACAAGACCTTTGAAATTTAG
- a CDS encoding acyloxyacyl hydrolase, which yields MQILLRFLFVIIFNVLFTPNIISKSKDIIDYKHKLGFEANYQLGKVFRHTDGFQPTINGVSNVIQFTAFKQTDGAKAWQRKLKYPEIGGGFSALIHHNRDTIGNGYAAFAYFSYPIVRSRIVDLIFRFSGGLAYTTKTYDAIENPVNNAMAMPINIFVEARLGLHFKIHENVQLVTGIAFSHYSSGAMKLPNLGINTPTAMLGIRYLPTKQKLNLNFDTIPKVNYKNEIGFLLNAGLQDVTKFIKDRSWLNYGTSVQYARHFNIVNKLYCGALLEFDFGYPHYDVNKPKVQDKIIQKAATRLSLYVGNEISFGRTSIFYALGAYLHTPYKMFLPIYFKIGTNINFLALEKKNRPYLNIGVKAHGGTAQYAEIGLGSNFKF from the coding sequence ATGCAAATACTTCTACGATTCTTGTTTGTAATTATTTTCAATGTTTTATTTACACCTAATATCATTTCAAAAAGTAAAGATATAATTGATTATAAACATAAATTAGGATTTGAAGCCAATTATCAACTTGGAAAAGTTTTTAGACATACTGATGGTTTTCAACCAACAATTAATGGCGTTTCCAATGTAATACAGTTTACAGCATTCAAACAAACAGATGGCGCAAAAGCATGGCAAAGGAAACTAAAATATCCAGAAATTGGTGGCGGTTTCTCAGCATTAATTCATCACAACAGAGATACCATTGGAAATGGATATGCAGCATTTGCATACTTTAGTTATCCAATTGTTAGAAGCAGAATTGTAGATCTTATTTTTCGTTTTAGTGGTGGCTTAGCCTATACAACCAAAACCTACGATGCTATTGAAAATCCAGTGAATAATGCCATGGCAATGCCAATCAATATCTTTGTTGAAGCAAGACTTGGATTGCATTTTAAAATTCATGAAAATGTACAACTTGTTACAGGAATTGCATTTTCTCATTACTCAAGTGGTGCTATGAAACTACCTAATTTAGGAATTAATACACCAACAGCTATGTTGGGCATTAGATATTTACCTACAAAACAAAAATTAAATCTAAACTTTGATACTATTCCAAAAGTTAATTATAAAAATGAAATAGGATTTTTGTTGAATGCTGGTTTGCAAGATGTAACTAAATTTATTAAAGATAGAAGTTGGCTCAACTATGGTACTTCTGTGCAGTATGCAAGACATTTTAATATTGTAAATAAACTTTATTGTGGTGCATTGCTAGAGTTTGATTTTGGCTACCCACACTATGATGTCAATAAACCAAAAGTACAAGATAAAATAATACAAAAAGCTGCAACAAGACTTAGTCTATATGTTGGTAATGAAATTTCTTTCGGACGCACCTCAATTTTTTATGCATTAGGCGCATATTTACACACACCATACAAAATGTTTTTGCCTATCTATTTCAAAATTGGAACAAACATTAATTTCTTGGCATTAGAAAAGAAAAACAGACCATACTTAAATATTGGCGTAAAAGCGCATGGTGGCACAGCACAATATGCAGAAATTGGCTTAGGTTCTAATTTTAAATTCTAA